In one Denitratisoma sp. genomic region, the following are encoded:
- the dapC gene encoding succinyldiaminopimelate transaminase produces MNPNLAKLHPYPFEKLRQLFLGIQPPRGLGEIRLSIGEPQHETPAFIKEALAANLQGLANYPTTSGSDALRNAIAGWLGRRYGIPAPDAQDQVLPVNGSREALFAIAQCVVDPSRGDALVLSPNPFYQIYEGAALLAGAQPVFLNHLPGSDFHSDFDAIPESVWKRIQLAYVCSPGNPTGKVLGISEWNRLFELADRYGFVIASDECYSEIYFDEAAPPLGVLQAAHALGRDDYRGIMMFSSLSKRSNVPGLRSGFVAGDAALLRKFWLYRTYQGCAMSPPVQHASAVAWNDEVHVRENRRLYREKFDAVTPLIAAHLGTARPDAGFYLWARTPIADTEFALGLQREYNVTVLPGSYLARESGGVNPGENFIRIALVASLDECLEAARRMQEFCRKL; encoded by the coding sequence GTGAACCCCAATCTCGCCAAACTCCATCCCTACCCGTTCGAGAAGCTGCGCCAGTTGTTCCTGGGCATCCAGCCCCCCCGGGGCCTCGGCGAGATAAGGCTTTCGATCGGCGAACCGCAGCATGAGACACCGGCCTTCATCAAGGAAGCGCTCGCTGCCAATCTCCAGGGCCTGGCGAATTATCCCACGACATCCGGCAGCGATGCCCTGCGCAACGCCATCGCCGGCTGGCTGGGGCGGCGCTACGGCATTCCCGCGCCCGACGCCCAGGACCAGGTGCTCCCGGTCAACGGTTCACGAGAGGCGCTGTTCGCCATAGCCCAATGCGTCGTCGACCCCTCGCGCGGCGACGCCCTGGTGCTCAGTCCGAATCCCTTCTACCAGATATACGAGGGTGCCGCGCTCCTCGCCGGTGCCCAACCGGTGTTTCTGAACCACCTGCCGGGAAGCGACTTCCACTCCGACTTCGACGCAATTCCTGAATCCGTCTGGAAGCGTATCCAGCTCGCCTATGTCTGCTCGCCGGGGAACCCTACCGGCAAGGTGCTTGGGATCAGTGAGTGGAATCGCCTGTTCGAACTGGCCGACCGTTACGGCTTCGTCATCGCCAGCGACGAATGCTATTCCGAGATCTACTTCGACGAGGCTGCCCCGCCGCTCGGCGTCCTGCAGGCGGCACATGCCCTCGGCCGCGACGATTACCGCGGCATCATGATGTTCTCCAGCCTCTCCAAGCGCAGCAACGTCCCCGGCCTACGCTCCGGCTTCGTGGCTGGTGATGCCGCCCTTCTGAGGAAATTCTGGCTTTACCGCACCTATCAGGGCTGTGCAATGAGCCCGCCAGTTCAGCATGCCAGTGCCGTGGCCTGGAACGACGAGGTTCATGTGCGCGAGAATCGCCGCCTCTACCGTGAGAAATTCGACGCCGTCACCCCGCTCATCGCCGCGCACCTCGGCACGGCCCGGCCGGACGCCGGGTTCTACCTGTGGGCGCGCACGCCGATCGCTGACACCGAATTCGCCCTCGGCCTCCAGCGTGAATATAATGTGACCGTGCTGCCCGGCAGCTACCTTGCGCGCGAGTCGGGCGGCGTCAATCCGGGCGAAAACTTTATCCGCATCGCGCTGGTTGCTTCCCTCGATGAATGTCTGGAAGCTGCGCGGAGAATGCAGGAATTTTGCAGGAAACTATAA
- a CDS encoding DMT family transporter, with the protein MPAKKMSEASFAKNTVALVSLITGATIWGLIWHPYRVLEGMAVSAALGATLTYFIAFLIGFALFRKQLAGFRPSWMLASIALVAGGCNLGYVLATVHGEVMRVLLLFYLAPLWTVLLARMLLKEKVSPAGTAVIALSLAGAVVMLWQPQLGMPLPQNKAEWLGLAAGFLFSLANVLIRKAHDLSIEVKSMAVFAGVVAVGLVALPFEPGTIVLPPMAGWLLVGVIGLVLLATNLFVQYGLTHTPANRAIVIFLFELVVAALSSWLLAGEAMTLKEWVGGAMIVAASLFSGKLEVRETQPA; encoded by the coding sequence ATGCCGGCCAAGAAAATGAGCGAAGCGAGTTTCGCCAAAAACACCGTCGCTCTGGTTTCGCTGATTACCGGGGCCACGATCTGGGGCCTCATCTGGCATCCCTATCGCGTTCTGGAAGGCATGGCCGTGTCTGCCGCACTGGGGGCTACGCTGACCTATTTCATCGCGTTCCTCATTGGATTTGCGCTGTTTCGCAAGCAGCTGGCCGGGTTCAGGCCGAGCTGGATGCTGGCGTCGATTGCGCTTGTCGCCGGCGGCTGCAACCTGGGCTATGTCCTGGCGACGGTGCATGGCGAGGTGATGCGGGTGCTGTTGTTGTTCTATCTGGCTCCGCTGTGGACCGTCCTGCTGGCCCGGATGCTGCTGAAGGAGAAAGTCAGTCCTGCCGGTACGGCGGTGATCGCGCTTTCGCTGGCCGGCGCCGTCGTCATGCTTTGGCAGCCGCAACTCGGCATGCCTCTGCCCCAGAACAAGGCCGAATGGCTTGGCCTGGCGGCCGGTTTTCTGTTTTCTCTTGCCAACGTACTCATACGGAAAGCGCACGACCTGTCGATCGAGGTCAAGTCGATGGCCGTTTTTGCGGGAGTGGTGGCGGTGGGACTCGTTGCGCTGCCTTTCGAACCGGGCACCATCGTGCTGCCGCCAATGGCGGGCTGGCTGCTCGTTGGCGTGATCGGTCTGGTCCTGCTGGCGACCAATCTCTTCGTCCAGTACGGCCTGACCCACACGCCCGCCAACAGGGCCATCGTCATCTTCCTGTTCGAACTGGTGGTCGCCGCCCTGTCTTCGTGGCTTCTGGCGGGGGAAGCCATGACCCTGAAGGAATGGGTCGGCGGCGCGATGATCGTTGCCGCAAGCCTGTTCTCGGGGAAACTGGAAGTGCGCGAGACTCAACCGGCTTGA
- the uvrB gene encoding excinuclease ABC subunit UvrB, producing the protein MTVTYPNSPFSLHQPFPPAGDQPEAIEKLVEGILDGLMYQTLLGVTGSGKTYTMANVIARLGRPAMVLAPNKTLAAQLYSEFREFFPENAVEYFVSYYDYYQPEAYVPSRDLFIEKDSSINEHIEQMRLSATKSLLERRDVVIVGTVSAIYGIGDPVDYHGMILHLREGERIGQRDAIKRLAEMQYERNEVDFRRGTFRVRGDVIDIFPAENAEYALRLSLFDDVIESLQLFDPLTGHLRQKLGRFTVYPSSHYVTPRETVLRAVEAIKLELRERIEHFQKNQKLVECQRVEQRTRFDLEMLNELGFCKGIENYSRHLSGRKPGEPPPTLIDYLPPDALMFIDESHVTVPQLGGMYKGDRSRKENLVEYGFRLPSALDNRPLRFDEFEKLMPQTVFVSATPAEYERTHQSQVVEQVVRPTGLIDPQVIVRPASSQVDDLLGEIKLRTAQNERVLVTTLTKRLAEDLTDYFGENGIKVRYLHSDIETVERVEIIRDLRLGEFDVLVGINLLREGLDIPEVSLVAILDADKEGFLRSERSLIQTIGRAARHLHGTAILYADTMTDSMRRAIAETERRRAKQVIFNEANGITPKSISKRIKDIIDGVYDHEIAAEALEVAEERARYEAMDEKSLAKAIRQLEKRMQGHAKNLEFEEAAAARDELFRLRKHAFGVEEHDAVDKKDAA; encoded by the coding sequence GTGACCGTCACCTATCCCAACAGCCCGTTTTCCCTGCATCAGCCGTTTCCGCCGGCCGGCGACCAGCCGGAGGCTATCGAAAAACTGGTCGAAGGCATCCTGGACGGCCTGATGTACCAGACGCTGCTCGGCGTCACCGGTTCAGGCAAAACCTACACCATGGCCAATGTCATCGCCCGGCTGGGCCGGCCGGCGATGGTGCTGGCGCCGAACAAGACGCTGGCGGCGCAGCTCTACTCGGAATTTCGCGAGTTCTTTCCGGAGAACGCCGTCGAGTATTTTGTTTCCTACTACGATTATTACCAGCCGGAAGCCTACGTCCCTTCGCGCGACCTGTTCATCGAGAAGGATTCCTCGATCAACGAGCATATCGAACAGATGCGTCTCTCGGCGACGAAATCCCTCCTGGAGCGACGCGATGTGGTCATCGTCGGCACCGTCTCGGCCATCTACGGCATCGGCGACCCGGTCGACTACCACGGCATGATCCTGCACCTGAGGGAGGGCGAGCGCATCGGCCAGCGCGACGCCATCAAGCGACTGGCCGAGATGCAGTATGAGCGCAACGAGGTGGACTTCCGGCGCGGCACCTTTCGCGTGCGGGGCGACGTGATCGACATCTTTCCGGCCGAGAACGCGGAATACGCCCTGCGCCTGTCGCTTTTCGATGACGTGATCGAGTCGCTGCAACTGTTCGATCCGCTCACCGGCCACTTGCGGCAGAAGCTCGGCCGCTTCACGGTATATCCCTCCAGCCACTACGTTACGCCAAGGGAGACCGTGTTGCGTGCCGTCGAAGCCATCAAGCTCGAGTTGCGCGAACGGATCGAGCATTTCCAGAAAAACCAGAAACTGGTGGAATGCCAGCGCGTCGAGCAGCGCACCCGCTTCGACCTGGAAATGCTCAACGAACTCGGCTTCTGCAAGGGCATCGAAAACTATTCGCGCCATCTCTCGGGGCGCAAGCCAGGCGAGCCGCCGCCAACCCTGATCGACTACCTGCCGCCGGATGCCCTCATGTTCATCGACGAGTCTCATGTCACCGTGCCGCAACTGGGCGGCATGTACAAGGGCGACCGTTCGCGCAAGGAGAACCTGGTCGAGTACGGCTTTAGGCTGCCGTCCGCGCTGGACAACCGGCCGCTGCGCTTCGACGAGTTCGAGAAACTGATGCCGCAGACCGTTTTCGTTTCGGCCACACCTGCTGAGTATGAGCGGACCCATCAATCCCAGGTGGTGGAGCAGGTGGTGCGGCCAACCGGGCTGATCGACCCGCAGGTGATCGTGCGGCCGGCCTCCTCCCAGGTGGACGATCTGCTTGGCGAGATCAAGCTGCGCACCGCGCAGAACGAGCGCGTGCTGGTGACTACCCTGACCAAGCGACTGGCCGAGGACCTGACCGACTACTTCGGCGAGAACGGCATCAAGGTGCGCTACCTGCACTCGGACATTGAAACGGTGGAGCGGGTCGAGATCATCCGCGACCTGCGCCTGGGCGAGTTCGACGTGCTGGTCGGCATCAATCTGCTGCGCGAGGGGCTGGATATTCCCGAGGTATCGCTGGTGGCCATCCTGGATGCGGACAAGGAGGGGTTCCTGCGCTCCGAGCGTTCCCTGATCCAGACTATCGGCCGGGCGGCACGCCACCTGCATGGCACAGCCATCCTCTATGCCGACACGATGACCGATTCCATGCGGCGCGCCATAGCCGAGACCGAGCGACGGCGTGCCAAGCAGGTCATCTTCAACGAGGCGAACGGCATTACCCCGAAAAGCATTTCCAAGCGCATCAAGGACATCATCGACGGCGTCTATGACCATGAGATCGCTGCCGAAGCCCTGGAAGTGGCGGAAGAGCGGGCACGCTACGAGGCAATGGACGAAAAGTCCCTGGCAAAGGCAATTCGTCAGCTCGAGAAACGCATGCAGGGGCACGCCAAGAACCTGGAATTCGAGGAAGCCGCTGCCGCCCGGGATGAACTGTTCCGGCTCAGGAAGCATGCTTTCGGGGTGGAGGAACACGATGCAGTCGACAAGAAGGATGCCGCATGA
- a CDS encoding low molecular weight protein-tyrosine-phosphatase, protein MTRILFVCMGNICRSPTAEGVARKIIINRGMHEIIKVDSAGTHGYHIGEPPDPRTRKAALRRGIDLSSLRARKVIPQDFEHFDLLLAMDRDNLELLKRGARPEHHAKLGLFMSYASRFDTDEVPDPYYGGEQGFELVLDMAEDAARGLIEALQRRK, encoded by the coding sequence ATGACTCGCATCCTGTTTGTCTGCATGGGTAACATCTGCCGTTCTCCCACCGCTGAAGGTGTTGCTAGAAAAATAATAATAAACAGAGGAATGCATGAAATAATTAAAGTAGATTCTGCGGGGACGCATGGCTACCACATTGGCGAACCGCCGGATCCGCGCACCCGCAAGGCAGCCTTGAGGCGGGGCATCGACTTGTCGAGCTTGCGGGCACGCAAAGTGATCCCGCAGGACTTTGAGCATTTCGACCTGTTGCTGGCCATGGACCGCGACAATCTGGAACTGCTAAAGCGTGGCGCACGTCCTGAACACCATGCCAAGCTGGGGTTATTCATGAGCTATGCTTCCCGTTTCGATACAGACGAGGTGCCCGACCCCTACTACGGTGGTGAACAAGGATTTGAACTCGTGCTGGATATGGCCGAGGACGCCGCTCGCGGATTGATCGAGGCCTTGCAGCGCCGCAAATGA
- a CDS encoding Rne/Rng family ribonuclease, which yields MKRMLFNATQAEELRVAIVDGQKLIDLDIESAAKEQRKSNIYKAVITRIEPSLEAAFVDYGAERHGFLPFKEVSRAYFREGVEPNRATIKEALKEGQELIVQVDKDERGNKGAALTTFISLAGRYLVLMPNNPRGGGVSRRIEGEDRNELREAMDQLDVPQGMSLIARTAGIGRNAEELQWDLNYLMQLWRAIDGAAGSQKGPFLIYQEGSLVIRAIRDYFQPDIGEILIDTDDIYEQAQQFMSHVMPGNVARVKRYRDDVPLFSRFQIEHQIETAFGRQVTLPSGGAIVVDHTEALVAVDVNSGRATRGADIEETALRTNLEAADEIARQLRLRDLGGLIVIDFIDMESPRAQREVENRLRDALHYDRARVQTGKISRFGLLELSRQRLRPALAEMTYIPCPRCTGTGHIRSTESAALHILRILEEEAMKENTGAVHVQIPVDVATFLLNEKRDDIRTIELRHKVNIVLIPNIHLETPAHEIVRLRHDQLNQEDQALPSYKMVEAPPTEAYQPPSAQTEARPSRPEAAVKGITPSQPAPVIEPKPAAQAAQSAQTSAAVQPGIIDKIFGWFRGNRKAEPAPVAKAEPPARREQTREGRGERGRGRDRGERGERGRQEPRERQEQRQRGQQTPRPEQEARGERRPRQERPERQERGERTERQGQEPRQPRQPRQQEQRPPQPQPTESPIAPMAGALESPPHGTEQQEERRGRRGRRGRGRDRGERRPEGQAPEAPPPLAEQHAVLPESEQPVLPFEPAMPAAPVVETAPAPVPLPVEATMADEVASPPAEPALAPVPVEMAPVPIEEAAAPESAPAPVAAAEPVPAPVSMPSPVKPKVDISVSLQESGLVMVETSREKASMSIPAEPEIRLGRKPKAAVPVSSEPMMQVETRK from the coding sequence ATGAAACGCATGCTGTTCAATGCGACGCAGGCCGAGGAACTCCGCGTCGCGATCGTCGATGGCCAGAAACTGATTGACCTCGATATCGAATCGGCCGCCAAGGAACAACGCAAGAGCAACATCTACAAGGCCGTGATCACCCGCATCGAGCCCAGCCTCGAAGCGGCCTTCGTCGATTACGGCGCYGAGCGTCACGGCTTTCTCCCCTTCAAGGAAGTCTCCCGCGCCTATTTCAGGGAAGGCGTCGAGCCGAACCGCGCGACCATCAAGGAAGCCCTCAAGGAAGGCCAGGAACTCATCGTCCAGGTGGACAAGGACGAGCGCGGCAACAAGGGCGCCGCACTGACGACCTTCATCTCGCTGGCCGGCCGCTACCTCGTCCTGATGCCGAACAATCCGCGCGGCGGCGGCGTCTCGCGCCGGATCGAGGGCGAAGACCGCAACGAACTGCGCGAGGCCATGGACCAGCTCGACGTGCCGCAGGGCATGAGCCTGATCGCCCGCACCGCCGGCATCGGCCGCAACGCCGAAGAGTTGCAGTGGGACCTCAATTATCTGATGCAACTGTGGCGCGCCATCGACGGCGCCGCCGGCAGCCAGAAAGGGCCCTTCCTGATCTACCAGGAAGGCAGCCTGGTCATCCGCGCCATCCGCGATTATTTCCAGCCGGATATCGGCGAGATCCTCATCGACACCGACGATATCTACGAGCAGGCGCAGCAGTTCATGAGCCACGTCATGCCGGGCAACGTGGCGCGCGTGAAGCGCTACCGCGACGACGTGCCGCTCTTCTCGCGCTTCCAGATCGAGCACCAGATCGAAACCGCCTTCGGCCGGCAGGTTACCCTGCCCTCCGGCGGCGCCATCGTGGTGGACCACACCGAGGCGCTGGTCGCCGTCGACGTCAACTCGGGACGCGCCACTCGCGGCGCCGACATCGAGGAGACTGCGTTGCGCACCAACCTCGAGGCGGCCGACGAGATCGCGCGCCAGTTGCGCCTGCGCGACCTGGGCGGCCTCATCGTCATCGACTTCATCGACATGGAAAGCCCGCGCGCGCAACGCGAGGTGGAAAACCGCCTGCGCGACGCCCTGCACTACGACCGTGCCCGCGTCCAGACCGGCAAGATCTCCCGCTTCGGACTGCTCGAATTGTCGCGCCAGCGCCTGCGCCCGGCACTGGCCGAGATGACCTACATCCCCTGCCCGCGCTGCACCGGCACCGGTCATATCCGCAGTACCGAGTCGGCCGCCCTGCACATCCTGCGCATCCTCGAGGAAGAGGCGATGAAGGAGAACACCGGAGCCGTGCATGTTCAAATCCCGGTCGATGTCGCCACCTTCCTGCTCAACGAGAAGCGCGACGACATCCGTACGATCGAACTGCGGCACAAGGTGAATATCGTCCTGATTCCGAACATCCACCTCGAGACGCCGGCCCACGAAATCGTCCGCCTGCGCCATGACCAGTTGAACCAGGAAGACCAGGCCCTGCCGAGCTACAAGATGGTCGAGGCGCCGCCGACCGAGGCTTACCAGCCGCCTTCGGCGCAGACCGAGGCGCGGCCCAGCCGCCCCGAGGCTGCCGTGAAGGGCATCACGCCATCTCAGCCAGCGCCCGTGATCGAGCCCAAACCCGCAGCACAAGCGGCCCAGTCTGCCCAAACCAGCGCAGCGGTACAGCCCGGTATCATCGACAAGATCTTCGGCTGGTTCCGCGGCAATCGCAAGGCCGAGCCGGCGCCAGTCGCCAAGGCGGAACCGCCAGCGCGCCGCGAGCAGACGCGTGAAGGCCGGGGCGAACGTGGCCGCGGGCGTGACCGTGGCGAGCGCGGGGAACGCGGCCGCCAGGAACCGCGCGAGCGGCAGGAACAGCGCCAGCGCGGCCAGCAAACGCCTCGCCCCGAGCAGGAAGCGCGGGGCGAGCGCCGTCCGCGTCAGGAGCGGCCCGAGCGGCAGGAGCGTGGTGAGCGCACGGAACGGCAAGGGCAGGAACCGCGCCAACCCAGACAGCCCCGCCAACAGGAGCAGCGCCCGCCGCAACCGCAGCCGACGGAGTCGCCCATCGCACCCATGGCTGGAGCCCTTGAGTCGCCCCCCCACGGAACCGAGCAGCAGGAAGAACGTCGCGGCCGCCGCGGCCGTCGTGGCCGTGGCCGGGACCGCGGTGAGCGCCGTCCGGAGGGACAAGCTCCCGAAGCGCCCCCCCCCCTGGCCGAGCAGCATGCCGTTTTGCCTGAAAGCGAACAGCCCGTCCTGCCTTTCGAGCCAGCCATGCCGGCAGCACCTGTGGTCGAGACCGCGCCCGCTCCGGTCCCCCTGCCCGTCGAGGCCACAATGGCCGATGAGGTTGCCAGCCCGCCTGCCGAACCGGCCCTGGCACCTGTCCCGGTCGAGATGGCACCGGTGCCGATTGAAGAAGCCGCCGCTCCTGAGTCTGCACCTGCGCCGGTCGCGGCAGCCGAGCCGGTGCCCGCTCCGGTTTCCATGCCCTCCCCGGTCAAACCGAAAGTCGATATTTCCGTCAGTTTGCAGGAAAGCGGCTTGGTAATGGTGGAAACCAGCCGGGAGAAGGCATCGATGTCGATCCCGGCCGAGCCGGAAATACGCCTCGGGCGCAAACCCAAGGCTGCGGTACCCGTCAGCAGCGAGCCCATGATGCAGGTGGAAACCCGCAAGTAA
- a CDS encoding RluA family pseudouridine synthase yields MKELSKASVTRREIGEEAEGQRIDNYLVRVCKGVPKSHVYRILRSGEVRVNSKRVGPEYRLQSGDEVRIPPLKLGSEPKPVVPAGREYCIVREDDGLLVVDKPAGMAVHGGSGVSFGVIEQLRRQRPQARFLELAHRLDRETSGLLLIAKKRSVLTALHDMFREGRIEKRYLALVKGRWREPLRHVRLALHKHLTEEGERRVSVSKEGKFAHSIVRLVARWENFSLVEVELETGRTHQIRVHLAHLGYPICGDDKYGDFALNKALQKRGLGRMFLHAAKLALNHPATGERLDLAVALPEDLSAFLQRLEESEKREYGAELPIGGV; encoded by the coding sequence ATGAAGGAGTTAAGCAAAGCTTCCGTTACCCGCCGGGAGATCGGCGAGGAGGCGGAGGGCCAGCGAATCGACAACTATCTGGTTCGCGTCTGCAAGGGCGTACCGAAGAGTCACGTCTATCGCATCCTCAGAAGCGGCGAGGTACGGGTCAATAGCAAGCGGGTCGGACCGGAGTACCGGCTGCAATCCGGTGATGAAGTGCGCATACCGCCCCTGAAGCTTGGGTCGGAGCCGAAACCGGTGGTGCCGGCTGGGCGGGAATACTGCATCGTTCGCGAGGACGATGGCCTGCTGGTGGTCGACAAGCCGGCAGGCATGGCGGTGCATGGCGGCAGCGGGGTGAGCTTCGGTGTCATTGAGCAGTTGCGCCGGCAAAGGCCGCAGGCGCGCTTCCTGGAACTCGCGCATCGGCTCGATCGGGAGACCTCCGGCCTGCTGCTGATTGCCAAGAAACGTTCGGTTCTGACGGCGTTGCATGACATGTTCCGAGAGGGGCGTATCGAAAAGCGTTATCTGGCCCTCGTCAAGGGCCGCTGGCGTGAGCCGCTGCGGCATGTCAGGTTGGCGTTGCACAAGCACCTGACCGAGGAAGGGGAGCGCCGCGTCAGCGTGTCGAAAGAAGGGAAATTTGCGCATAGTATCGTTCGCTTGGTCGCCCGCTGGGAAAACTTCAGCCTGGTCGAGGTGGAACTTGAAACGGGGAGGACGCACCAGATTCGAGTGCATTTGGCACATCTTGGCTATCCTATCTGCGGAGATGACAAGTATGGCGATTTTGCCCTGAACAAGGCCTTGCAAAAACGGGGCCTCGGCCGCATGTTTTTGCATGCGGCGAAGCTGGCGCTGAACCACCCTGCAACGGGCGAGCGGTTGGATCTGGCCGTAGCGCTGCCGGAGGATTTGTCGGCGTTTCTCCAGCGACTGGAAGAAAGCGAAAAGAGAGAGTATGGGGCGGAATTACCAATTGGTGGTGTTTGA
- a CDS encoding HAD-IA family hydrolase: MGRNYQLVVFDWDGTLLDSAGAIVTCMQAAAIDLGLTPPDEKTARQVIGLGLHDALSQALPGVPSGEYKRIAERYRHHYLSRDHELSLFSGAHELVGELHESGCLLGVATGKSRLGLNRALEASGLKGFFHATRCADECSSKPAPDMLLEIMDELGAAPDQTLMVGDTTHDLQMAKNAGVDALAVGYGAHPREALQAERPLGLFDEFAQLTEWLRRHG; encoded by the coding sequence ATGGGGCGGAATTACCAATTGGTGGTGTTTGATTGGGACGGCACGCTGCTGGACTCGGCAGGGGCGATTGTCACCTGCATGCAGGCGGCAGCCATCGATCTCGGATTGACCCCGCCGGACGAAAAAACAGCGCGGCAGGTTATTGGCCTTGGCTTGCACGACGCACTGTCGCAAGCCTTGCCGGGCGTGCCTTCCGGCGAATACAAGCGCATTGCCGAACGTTACCGGCATCATTATCTTTCCCGGGACCATGAGCTTTCGCTATTTTCCGGCGCCCACGAACTGGTGGGGGAATTGCACGAATCCGGATGCCTCCTGGGGGTCGCCACCGGCAAGAGCCGGCTGGGCTTGAATCGAGCGCTGGAGGCCTCCGGCCTCAAGGGATTCTTTCATGCCACGCGTTGCGCCGATGAGTGCAGTTCCAAGCCTGCACCCGACATGCTGCTGGAGATCATGGATGAACTCGGTGCGGCGCCGGACCAGACCCTGATGGTTGGCGATACGACGCATGATCTGCAGATGGCAAAAAATGCAGGCGTTGATGCGCTGGCGGTTGGTTATGGTGCGCATCCACGCGAGGCGCTGCAGGCGGAACGGCCCCTCGGTCTGTTTGATGAATTTGCACAATTGACGGAATGGCTGAGACGACACGGATGA
- a CDS encoding Rieske 2Fe-2S domain-containing protein has product MAETTRMICASVEVTDGGKGVRFEIPTESGLQPAFVVRHGGQVYGYINRCAHIGVELDWQPGEFFDDSGLYLVCATHGAAYLPDSGECIAGPCRGARLTRLDIHEHDGVVYLK; this is encoded by the coding sequence ATGGCTGAGACGACACGGATGATTTGCGCCAGTGTCGAAGTGACAGACGGTGGCAAGGGGGTTCGCTTTGAGATTCCGACGGAATCAGGCCTGCAACCGGCCTTTGTCGTGCGGCATGGCGGGCAGGTGTACGGCTACATCAATCGTTGTGCGCACATTGGTGTCGAGCTGGACTGGCAGCCCGGGGAGTTCTTCGACGATTCCGGGCTATACTTGGTTTGCGCGACGCATGGCGCGGCCTATCTGCCGGATAGCGGAGAGTGCATTGCCGGACCCTGCCGGGGAGCCAGGCTGACGCGACTGGACATCCATGAGCATGATGGCGTTGTTTACCTGAAATAG
- a CDS encoding S49 family peptidase, with the protein MPDTPDNDPVWERKIIEKLALETLAEQKRRRRWGIFFRVLGFAYLTFLIVALGDWGGASDTLGDGKKHTALVQLNGVIKPTGEASAEKITESLQAAFKDHGTQGVILRINSPGGSPVQSGIINDEIRRLRAKHPNIPLYAVVEDVCASGGYYVAAAADKIFVDKASIVGSIGVLMDGFGFTGTMDKLGVERRLLTAGENKGFLDPFSPQDAQHKQHAQILLDDIHRQFIDVVRKGRGKRLKESPELFSGLMWTGAKSIELGLADELGSVEYVARDVIKAEDIRDYTMRASLTERFAKQFGTDLAEGIMDVVGKVGLR; encoded by the coding sequence ATGCCAGACACACCCGACAACGATCCCGTCTGGGAGCGGAAGATCATCGAAAAGCTGGCACTGGAGACGTTGGCCGAGCAAAAGCGCCGTCGTCGCTGGGGCATTTTCTTCAGGGTTCTGGGTTTTGCGTACCTGACCTTTCTGATCGTTGCCCTGGGTGACTGGGGGGGGGCTTCCGATACGCTCGGCGATGGCAAGAAGCATACGGCGCTGGTCCAGCTGAATGGCGTCATCAAGCCGACCGGTGAGGCGAGTGCGGAAAAGATCACCGAATCGCTTCAGGCGGCGTTCAAGGACCATGGCACGCAGGGAGTGATCCTGCGCATCAATAGCCCGGGAGGAAGCCCGGTCCAGTCCGGCATCATCAACGACGAGATTCGTCGCCTGCGCGCCAAGCACCCGAACATTCCGCTGTATGCCGTGGTGGAGGACGTGTGCGCCTCGGGTGGCTACTACGTCGCAGCTGCGGCCGACAAGATATTCGTAGACAAGGCCAGCATCGTGGGATCTATCGGCGTCTTGATGGATGGTTTCGGCTTTACTGGGACAATGGACAAGCTCGGGGTTGAGCGGCGCCTGCTGACCGCCGGAGAGAATAAGGGCTTTCTGGATCCCTTCTCGCCCCAGGACGCCCAGCATAAACAGCATGCCCAAATATTGCTCGACGATATCCACAGGCAGTTCATCGACGTAGTGCGAAAAGGCAGAGGCAAGCGTCTGAAGGAGTCACCTGAACTGTTCAGCGGCCTCATGTGGACCGGTGCCAAGAGCATCGAACTCGGGCTTGCCGACGAACTGGGCAGCGTTGAATACGTAGCGCGCGATGTGATCAAGGCCGAGGACATCCGCGACTACACGATGCGGGCCAGCCTGACCGAGCGTTTTGCAAAGCAGTTTGGCACGGACCTGGCCGAAGGCATCATGGATGTCGTCGGCAAGGTAGGTCTCAGATAG